From a region of the Romeriopsis navalis LEGE 11480 genome:
- a CDS encoding ABC transporter permease, with protein MAASRLLNPLFGLFKLAERPSLSQKLTWMGAWMTLFFVSLAILCPVLQAIGVLQDPSEFLANGPHQPPSAAHWFGTSRLGYDVFSRTLFGSQAAVQVVILATALSLAIGVPLGMVSGYLGGRLDRVLLFVMDTIYTLPGLLLSVTLAFVVGRGVFNAAIALCIAYIPQYFRVVRNQTVSVKTEVFVEAAQAMGASTWRILWRYLAQNVIQSVPVILTLNAADAILVLGGLGFLGLGLPDEVAEWGHDLRGALDALATGGIWWTALFPGLAMTLMVVSLSLLGEGLSELTEKRQR; from the coding sequence ATGGCTGCGTCACGTTTGCTTAATCCCCTATTCGGCTTATTCAAATTGGCTGAACGTCCCTCCCTCTCCCAAAAGCTAACTTGGATGGGCGCCTGGATGACGCTGTTTTTTGTGAGTTTGGCGATCCTCTGCCCCGTTCTGCAAGCGATCGGCGTTCTGCAAGATCCGAGTGAATTTCTGGCCAATGGGCCGCACCAGCCACCTTCTGCGGCCCATTGGTTTGGCACCAGTCGGCTCGGCTATGACGTCTTTAGTCGCACCTTGTTTGGCTCCCAGGCAGCCGTTCAGGTAGTGATTCTGGCCACGGCGCTGAGCTTGGCGATCGGCGTACCACTGGGAATGGTCAGCGGCTATCTCGGGGGGCGGCTTGATCGGGTGCTGCTCTTCGTCATGGACACGATCTATACCTTGCCCGGTCTATTGCTATCCGTCACCTTGGCCTTTGTGGTCGGACGCGGAGTATTTAATGCCGCGATCGCCCTCTGCATTGCTTACATCCCACAATATTTCCGCGTGGTCCGGAATCAAACGGTCAGTGTAAAAACCGAAGTATTCGTAGAAGCGGCCCAAGCAATGGGCGCATCCACATGGCGGATTCTCTGGCGGTATCTGGCTCAAAATGTGATTCAAAGTGTGCCCGTGATTTTGACCCTGAATGCGGCGGATGCGATTTTGGTGTTGGGCGGACTGGGCTTTCTCGGGCTCGGGCTACCGGATGAAGTAGCGGAATGGGGCCATGACCTGCGCGGCGCCTTAGATGCCCTCGCCACGGGCGGAATTTGGTGGACCGCATTATTTCCCGGTTTAGCCATGACCTTAATGGTGGTCAGTCTTTCACTCTTAGGGGAAGGCTTGAGCGAATTAACCGAAAAGCGCCAACGCTAG